The Geotalea uraniireducens Rf4 genome window below encodes:
- a CDS encoding BrnT family toxin: MSLTFPDPDHSEDEERFITIGMSEAGRVLLFAHADRAGAIRIISARKATRAERNYYEENE, from the coding sequence TTGTCGTTGACATTTCCTGATCCTGACCATTCTGAGGATGAGGAACGGTTCATTACCATCGGCATGTCGGAGGCAGGACGGGTGCTGCTCTTTGCACATGCCGACCGGGCCGGGGCTATCAGAATAATCTCTGCAAGAAAGGCGACTCGCGCCGAGAGGAACTACTATGAAGAAAACGAGTAA
- a CDS encoding alginate export family protein, with product MKKFMVLFLSLLFSAFLCGAALAHESHDDILGKVPREHWTWKEIAELGAKYGALKKLPEGESIEKKDLAASLLAVMEKALERCEREGSEAVPAEDLERIATLHEALKEEMARYEGYQLRRDAIEKMLAKPEVPEFAYKVGVNGFLRGEGVGNFTLTDFSYVPGHGEGRFLYRVKPYAYWHPTDYLDIHAEGQGYGFTGGSHQEYNKFSLYQGFVEAKLPGSELFALKGGRQEFSYGSTFILGPDSFYDGLSFDAARLRIRPVEPLTVDLLVGAYATPFSGGIEGNLAGAYATYAFSEGNAVEAYAFRDSGSTDHHAGEHLATWGARFTGKAGPVAVEFEPVYQSGRTFNSAREANDRIDAFGGHLDLSAESVLAGYNNKFFASYAYGSGSSNAANGVSVAREFRTPNNDNALVGDMSVIGDMSGVTVNGHHASGLQIYTLGWGVDLTKDLNFSATGRYFLANNVEDGLSRRLGLETDFTLTYNLAEGLSFLVGYDRFFTGGFFRDASGSGEDIDYGYFMVQFDLSKSKPRMKPVKG from the coding sequence ATGAAAAAGTTTATGGTTCTTTTCCTTTCACTTCTCTTCTCCGCGTTTCTGTGCGGCGCCGCCCTTGCCCACGAGAGTCACGACGACATCCTGGGAAAGGTGCCCAGGGAGCACTGGACCTGGAAGGAGATCGCGGAGCTTGGCGCGAAGTACGGCGCCCTGAAAAAGCTCCCAGAAGGGGAGTCAATTGAGAAAAAGGATCTGGCAGCGTCGTTGCTGGCGGTGATGGAGAAGGCGCTGGAGAGGTGCGAGAGGGAGGGGAGCGAGGCGGTCCCCGCCGAGGACCTGGAGCGGATTGCCACCCTGCACGAGGCGCTGAAGGAGGAGATGGCCCGGTATGAAGGGTACCAGCTCCGGCGGGATGCGATCGAAAAGATGCTGGCCAAGCCGGAAGTGCCGGAGTTCGCATACAAGGTCGGGGTCAACGGCTTTCTGCGCGGCGAGGGGGTCGGCAATTTCACCCTGACCGATTTCAGCTACGTCCCCGGCCACGGCGAGGGGCGCTTCCTCTACCGGGTGAAGCCGTACGCCTACTGGCACCCGACCGACTACCTGGATATCCACGCGGAGGGGCAGGGGTACGGCTTCACCGGCGGGAGCCACCAGGAGTACAATAAGTTCTCCTTGTATCAGGGGTTTGTTGAGGCGAAACTCCCCGGCAGCGAGCTGTTCGCCCTGAAGGGGGGGCGCCAGGAATTCAGCTACGGAAGCACCTTCATCCTCGGCCCCGATTCGTTCTATGACGGCCTCTCGTTCGACGCGGCCAGGCTGCGGATAAGACCGGTCGAGCCGCTCACCGTCGATCTCCTGGTGGGTGCCTACGCCACCCCCTTCTCCGGTGGCATCGAGGGTAACCTGGCCGGAGCCTACGCCACCTATGCATTTTCCGAGGGGAACGCCGTCGAGGCCTATGCGTTCCGCGACTCCGGCTCGACCGACCACCATGCCGGGGAACACCTCGCCACCTGGGGGGCCAGGTTTACGGGGAAGGCAGGCCCGGTCGCCGTCGAATTCGAGCCGGTCTACCAGTCGGGGCGGACCTTCAACAGCGCGCGGGAGGCCAATGATCGGATCGACGCCTTCGGCGGCCATCTCGATCTCTCCGCAGAGTCGGTCCTGGCCGGCTACAACAACAAGTTCTTCGCGAGCTATGCCTACGGCTCAGGGAGCAGCAACGCGGCCAATGGCGTCTCGGTCGCCAGGGAATTCAGGACTCCCAACAACGACAACGCGCTGGTGGGGGACATGAGCGTCATCGGGGACATGTCCGGCGTCACCGTCAACGGCCATCATGCCAGCGGCCTGCAGATCTATACCCTCGGCTGGGGAGTGGACCTGACAAAGGATCTGAATTTCTCCGCCACCGGCCGCTATTTCCTCGCCAACAATGTCGAGGACGGCCTGAGCCGCCGTCTCGGCCTGGAGACCGACTTTACCCTGACTTACAACCTGGCGGAGGGGCTCTCTTTCCTCGTCGGTTATGACCGATTCTTTACCGGCGGATTTTTCCGGGATGCCTCCGGGAGCGGCGAGGATATCGATTACGGTTATTTCATGGTACAGTTCGATCTCTCCAAGAGTAAACCGCGGATGAAACCTGTCAAAGGGTAG
- a CDS encoding FeoB-associated Cys-rich membrane protein → MGASDIIIAAAILAGAAYLLYRSVWKKKGHCQGCSSGSCDKK, encoded by the coding sequence ATGGGAGCTTCAGACATTATTATAGCAGCTGCAATCCTGGCAGGCGCGGCGTATCTCCTCTATCGCTCCGTCTGGAAGAAAAAGGGGCACTGCCAAGGGTGCTCCAGCGGGAGCTGCGATAAAAAGTAA
- a CDS encoding DUF3793 family protein: MGTTNRDRETPAMKSITDRSITRHRPMWQDFSRRFPDDRDCLASYLALETAEVLEGVKPANLVNIVNKRRSCGRNLYVLWKKQGAALLQDSGLEVIEFVDRGDSVLLFLYRRSELTALLARKSVAIILRKAGYTEPANLEKTLAQLQSRLTEGNFPHEIGVFLGYPLKDVIGFMGWAPLPFSSQGPWKIFGDPRESLSLAEAHRQCRSRKACQLNRCDDPINCLKIAVPQVAVCNGAY; this comes from the coding sequence ATGGGAACCACAAATAGAGATCGGGAAACTCCTGCCATGAAAAGCATCACCGACCGTTCCATTACCCGACACAGGCCGATGTGGCAGGATTTTTCACGACGGTTCCCCGATGACAGGGACTGTCTAGCCTCATATCTTGCCCTTGAAACGGCTGAGGTGCTGGAAGGGGTAAAGCCGGCAAACCTGGTAAATATTGTCAATAAGCGTCGTTCCTGTGGGCGCAATCTGTACGTGCTCTGGAAGAAACAGGGTGCAGCATTACTTCAGGATAGCGGGTTAGAGGTGATCGAATTCGTCGATCGTGGCGATTCAGTGCTTCTGTTCCTGTATCGCCGGAGTGAATTAACAGCGTTGCTTGCCCGAAAAAGTGTGGCGATCATCCTACGCAAAGCAGGGTACACGGAGCCGGCCAACCTGGAGAAAACCCTGGCACAGTTGCAGTCCCGGCTTACAGAGGGAAATTTCCCCCACGAAATAGGGGTGTTCCTTGGCTATCCGCTAAAGGATGTCATCGGCTTTATGGGGTGGGCGCCGCTGCCTTTTTCATCGCAGGGGCCATGGAAAATTTTCGGTGATCCGCGGGAGAGCCTGAGTCTGGCCGAAGCCCATCGGCAGTGTCGTAGCCGCAAGGCTTGCCAGTTGAATCGGTGCGACGACCCGATCAATTGCCTGAAAATAGCCGTACCCCAGGTAGCGGTCTGTAACGGCGCTTATTAA